TATGGACAGGCGGATTCAACCGGTGGGCGTAAGGAACTCTGCGAGCTTCTCTGATGGTGTCAGATAGCCCAGCGTCTTGCGTGGACGTCCGTTGAGGCTGTCCTGGATCGCGTCTAACTCCTCGCGGCTGACGACGCTCAGGTCACTGCCCTTGGGGAGGTACTGGCGCAGCAGACCGTTGGTGTTCTCGTTGCTCCCGCGCTGCCAGGGCGAGTGGGGATCGCAGAAGTAGATCGGAATGCCCGTGGCGGTGGTGAACGCGGCGTGCTTGGACATCTCTGCGCCTTGGTCCCAGGTGATCGTGCGCGCCAGTGAGGACGGGAGCTTGCTGATCGCGGCGCGCATCGCTGCCTCGACCTGCTCGGCGCTCTTGCCGTCGGGGAGGTGCAGCAGCAGGGTCATCCGCGTCGAGCGCTCGACGAGTGTGCCGACCGCGCTGCGGCTGCCCTGGCCGAGGATGAGGTCGCCTTCCCAGTGCCCAGGAACAGCGCGGTCGTCGGCTTCTGCGGGGCGCTCGCTGAGCATCACCATGCCGGGGATGCGGCCGCGACCGTCGGCGGTTCCGCGAGGTTTTCGCGCAGCTCGTCCGGACCGCACCTGAGTTGGGTCACCTGAACAGTCTTTCGAGGGTCGGATCGCGCTGACCTGCAGTGATGCGCCGAGTTAGTGTCGCTCCAAGGCACTAATTCGGGTCGGCAGGAGCGTGCGGTGGCGTGGGTTGGGCGGGTTCGCACGGCCTCGGGGGCCACAGCGGTGCAGATCGCGGAGTCCGTCGACGGTCGGCGCCGCATCGTGCGGCACGTCGGATCGGCGCGCGACGAAGCCGAGTTGGGCCTGCTTCTGGAGGAAGCTCAGCGCCTGCTCGCCGATGACCGTCAAGGCACCCTGGACCTGGGCCTCACGCCGGTATTGGCCAAGACGACGATGGCTCCGCCACCGGCGCCGGCAGGGTTGTTCGCTCACACAGCCGCCGATCGGCCGTCACCCCAGGTGGTGCCGCGCTCGCGGGTCCTCAAGACGTCGTCTGGACTGCTGTATGAGGCGCTTGCCGAGGTCTACTCCAGCCTCGGCTTCGACATCGTCGGTGACGAGGTCTTCCGCGACCTTGATGGCGCTCGCCGAAATTCCCCAGTGATGCTCGTCGGAGTTCCCCACCCTGGGCGGTGGTCACTGTAGTGGTCGGCGTGTGCCGGTGGTGGCGTGGCGGAGGGTGTCGTTCTTGGCGTGGTGGTCGCGTAGTCGGTAGGACTCGCCGTCGAGGTTGAGCACGACGGAGCGGTGCAGGAGGCGGTCGAGCATGGCGGCGGCGACGGTGGTGTCGCCGAGGACCTCGCCCCAGGAGGCGACGCCGCGGTTGGTGGTCAAGATGATGCTGGTCTTGAGGTAGCGCTGGGAGACGACCTGGAACAGCGCGGAGGCTGCTTCGCCGGGCAGTGGGAGGTAGCCGAGTTCGTCGATGATGAGCAGGGTGGGTCCGGCGAAGAACCGCATGGTGGTGGACCAGCGGCCCTCGATCGCCGCGCGGTGGCAGCGGGCGGCGAGGTCGGGCGGCGGTGGTGAAGTAGACCCGGTAGCCGGCCTCGGCAGCAGCCCTGCCGAGGCCGACTGCGAGGTGGGTCTTCCCGACACCGGGTGGTCCGATCATGAGCACGTTGGTGGCGGTCTCGAGATAGCGGCAGGTCGCGAGCTCCTCGACGAGTTTGCGGTCGACACCAGAAGCGGCATCGAAGTCGAAGTCGGCCAACGTCGCGGGTGTCGGCAGCGAGGCGAACCGCAACCGTCCGGCGAGCTTGCGGGCCTCGGTGGCCTCGACCTCACGGGCCAGCAGATGCTCCAACGTAGCGGTGGTCGACCACTGCTCGGCTTCAGCTTGGGCAAGCACGCCGGGCAGGTGCTCAGCTGCTGCGGTGAGCTTCAACGCAGCGAGATGACCGCGCAGCTGCTGATAGAGGCTGCTCTGCGGGCCCGTCATCGGGGCGGCTAGGAGGTCGGTGCTGATTGGGGTGGTCACGAGAGGGTGTTCCTTCCTTGTGCTGCTCGGTCATAGGCACCGAGATCGATCACGACATCGCCGGTGTTGCGGACGTGGCTGTCGCGTTGGTCGCGGGCGCGTAGTTGCTCGGCGGCAGCGAGTGCTGCGGGGCCGGGTGGGATGCGTTCCTTCTTGCGGTGCGGCCGGGAGGTGTCGTGTCCTGCCAGGATGTGCTGCTCGAGGGCGATGACATGGCCGTGGTCGCGGACCATCACCCCGGCCCCGGTCGGGGCGAGCTCGTGGCGAGCGATGACGATGCCGCTGGCCGTTGCGATGTCGACATGCGGTTCGCCGAGCCGCTGGGAGACGGTGACCTGGGCGTGGGCCAGCTCGGGTGGCACGGAGTAGAAGTTGCCGCGCCAGACGACCAGCGCCTGAGCCGACACCGTTCGGTCTTCGGTGATCGTGGCCGGGAACGGCGTGGACGGCACCGGCGCCAAGGGCTCGCGTTGAGCGATCGTGAGCACGCTGGCCTTGCCACCATGCCCGGTCGCCCGCAGCCGCGCGTCACCGCGGGTGGCGCACCACTTGTCCAGCGAGGCTTGGGCTTGTTCGACACTGACGTCGTCGCCCAGGGTGCGCCACCAGCGTTGCGCCGCGGTGTGGTTGGACTTCTCCACCACGCCCTTGCGGTTCCCGCGCCGCGGTGGACAGATCGCGACCTGGACGCCGTAGTACTTGGCAACCGCAGCGAACGTCGCCGTCACTCGACCGGTCTCGGGGTGACAAACCGTGGCCATCCGATCGAAACGCCACTTGCGGGTCAGCCCGCCCAGCTTCCGGGTGGTCTTGTCGAGACCGTCGACGAGCTGGGCCTGATCCTGCGCCGGCGCGAGGTGGCCGCGCCAGCGCCCCGAATGAGCTAACGCCCCCACGAGCAGGAGGGCGGTCTTGCCCCACCCCCACGAGGCCGGCGGGTCCGGGAGCTCGACCCAGTCCCACTGGGTCTCCTCCCCGGCCGGATGCTCGATCACCGCCGCCGGGCGGCCCTTCGTCGCTGAGCAGGGTTCGCAGTGCGGGCGCAGGTTCCTGGTGCGGATCTGGCGGGTGAACGTCGGATACGACTGGGCATAGCCGAGCGCGACGACCTCGTCGAACAACGTCACCGCCCACAGATGCGGATCCTCGGCCAGGCGTGCGCGGACGTAGTCGACGAACGGCTCGAACCGGTCCTCGCCAGCGGGCTTGCGCACCCCGGCAACGCGTTCGTTGTTCAGATAGGCGCGGATGGTCTTGCGGTCACGGCCCAAGTGCCGGGCGATCGCGGCGATCGTCCAACCCTGCCGGCGCAACGCGTGCGCGTCGATGTCTTCCTCCCGTGTCAGCATGGGAAGCGAGGGCTCCTTCGGTAGACGGCGTGTGGTCAGAGACCGCCATCTTCGAAGGAGCCCCACCTGCTTCCGGTGGGTGCCACAGGGTGGGGAAATTCAGTGAGCAGAACTGGGGAGATTCACCTGAGCGCCATCAACCTGGTCATCGCTCGGGTCGTGGAGCCGACCAGTCTGCTCGACATCGACCGGGTGCTGGCTGAGGTGGGCCGGGTCTCGGCGAGCTTGTCGACCCGCAAACGCACCCTGCGCCGCTGTCAGGACGGCGCTTACCGCGAGCAGATCGCGAAGGCCTGCTTCGACCACGCTGTCACCGCTAGCGATGTCAGCTTGGTGCTCTATGACGTGACCACGCTCTACTTCGAGGCCGAGAACGAGGACGCGCTGCGCAAGGTCGGCTACTGGCAAGGAGCGCCGGGTCGATCCGCAAATCGTGGTCGGGCTGCTGGTCGACCGACGACGCGGGTTCCCGCTCGAGATCGGCTGCTTCGAGGGCAACAAAGCCGAGACCGCCACGATCATCCCGATCATCAAGGCCTTCCAGGACCGTCACGGCCTGGCTGACATGGTCGTGGTGGCGGACGCCGGGATGCTGTCGGCATCGAACCTGACGGCGCTGGACGAGGCCGGGCTGCGGTTCATCGTCGGCTCCAGGGTCACCAAGGCACCGGGTGATCTGGAGTCCCACTTCCGCTGGCACGGCGACGTCTTCGCCGACGGCCAGGTCATCGACACCATCACCTCGAAGACGCGTCGCAGCATCGAGAACGACATCCACCGCAAGGCCGAACCCGTCTGGGACCCCAAAGCACATCCGGGGTCGTGGCGAGCAGTGTGGGCCTACTCAGCCAAGCGCGCTGCGCGGGACAACAAGACCCTCACGTTGCAGGAGGACCGCGCCAAAGCCGTGGTGGCCGGCCAGAGGACCGCGCGGACACCGCGGTTCGTCAAGACCACCAAAGGCACCAAGGCTCTCGACGAAGCCGCGCTCACACGAGCGCGGCGACTGGTCGGCCTCAAGGGCTACGTCACCAACATCAACGCCGGTCTCATGCCCGCTGGGGAAGTGATCGCCAGCTACCACGACCTCTGGCACGTCGAGCAGTCGTTCCGGATGTCCAAGACCGACCTCCGCGCCCGGCCGATGTTCGCTCGCACCAGGGATGCGATCGAGGCGCACCTGACCATCGTGTTCACCGCCCTGGCGCTCTCCCGGACGGTGCAGAACCGCACAGGGCTCTCGCTGCGCCGCGTGCTCCGCACCCTCAAGCCACTGCGCTCGGCGACCGTCGAGATCAACGGCGTCATCACCACCATCCCGCCCGCGCTCGACCCCGACGAGACCGCGCTCCTCAACGCCCTAAAGGGCACGACTCCAAGGCACTAACCGGTTTGACCCAACTCAGGTCGTCCGGACCGCAGGCACCGCGCCAGCTCACGGCGCAGCTCGCCTCGCCCTTGCACGAACAGCGACTGGTAGATCGTCTCGTGACTCACCCGCATCTCCGGATCATCGGCGTGATCCAACCGTAGGCGCGCCGCGATCTCCTCGGGCGACCACAGTTGCTCGAGCCGGCTGGTGACCTCCTCGAGCAGTCGACCCGAAGCGAGCTTGAATGGCTTCGGTCGGCGAGCTTGCTCCCGGGCGCGTTCGTGCGCATGCCAGGCCGAGTAGCCACAGCGCCCGCCGCCGCGCTTCACCTCACGGCTGACGGTCGACACCGCACGCCCCAGTTGCTCGGCGATCGCGGTGAAGGTGTCGCCACGGTTGATTCCCAGCAGGATCTGCTCGCGCTCGTCGATCGTCAGGCAGCCCTGGCGTGGTTGCCAGCCGAACGGCGTGGCGTCGACGTGTCTGCCGGTGCGGGCCATGATGCCGACCATCGGCGCACTGCAGCCGATCTCCTTGGCGATGTCGACCAGCCGCCAGCCCTTCGCGTGAAGCCTGAGCGCGAGTTGTTTCTGCTCCCGGCTGAGATGCCCGTGCTTGCCCTGCATCCGGATCCTCCTGTGATCAGTAACTGCCTCATCTCACAGGACCCGTTGCGCTGACCGGTTGAATCCGCCATCTCGTTGGCCCGCCGAAGCTCGGCGTTCTCTTTCTTCAGCGCCTTGATCTCAGCGATCTCCTCGCTGGTCTTGCCCTGACGGACACCGCCGTCGATCTCAGCCTGGCGCAGCCACTTGCGCAGGGATTCAGTAGAGGTGATGCCCAGCTTCGCTGCGACCGACCGGATCGCCGCGGACTCATGCGGATGGTCCTGCCGGGACTCCATCACCATCCGCACCGCGCGCTCACGCAGCTCGGTCGGGCACTTCGAGGGACGTGCTGTCGGCGGCCACGAGAAACTGCCCGGAGACGGCCACGAAATTGCCCGCTGGCGGACATGAGAACTGCCCGCTGACGGTCATGGGATCTGCCCGACACGACGTCGTCTACCTCGCCGGTTCCCCCGGTTGAGGCCCCTCCTCAGGTGCGATCGGCGGTGCTGAAGCGCCCGTCGCCCTGAGGAGGGACATGTGAAGTCTGCCGAGGAGATCATGGAAATCTTGGATGCCTACGACCTGACCGGGTCGTTGCGTGATGCCGGCGAGCTGGCCGGCTGCTCACACCACACCGTGAAGCACTACGTCGAGCGGCGTGCCGCCGGCGGCGAGTTGGACAAGGCGGCCACGAGGCCGCAGCTGATCGACGACTACCTCGCGAAGGTCGAGGAGTGGGTCGAACGCAGCCACGGAAAGGTCCGTGCCGATGTGGCTCACGAGAAGCTCGTCGCGCTCGGCTACAAGGGTTCAGAGCGCACCACGCGCCGTGCGGTCGCGAAGGTGAAGAAGTCCTACCGGGCCGGGCGGGTGCGGGTGCACCGGCCGTGGGTCACCGAGCCGGGGATGTGGCTGCAGTACGACTACGGCGACGGACCCGATCCAGCGTCGAAGGGTGGCACCGAGGCGTCGTGAAGATCAGTAAGGCCGACCTGGTGCCGACCGACACCAACCTGCGCGAGTCCTACGCCTCGTTCGCTGAGCTCGAAGCGGCCTGCGAGGCGTTCTGCGAGAAGGTCAACACCCGCCCGCATCGGGTCACGAAGCGGGTGCCGACCGAGATGCTCGCCGAGGAACGGCTCCGGCTGCACCCGGTCCCTTCGACGCCGCACACGGTCGCGTTCGGCACCACTCGGGTGGTGCCGGTCAACACGCCGATGGTGACGTTCGAGTCCTGCCAGTACTCGGTCCCACACACCCTGCTCGGTCAGACGGTCTGGGTCCGCGTCCAGGGTGTCGGCGTCGACGAGCAGGTCGTTATCGTCCACGTCGGCCCCGAGGGGCCGGTCGAGGTCGCGCGCCACCGTCGGGCCACGCCCGGGACACCGAAGATCGAGGACGCCCACTTCCCGCCCCAACCACAGGGACCATTGGATCGGCGGCCGCGGGCGAAGAACGCTGCGGAGGCCGAGTTCCTCGACTTGGGCGAGGGCGCGAGGTTGTGGCTGGTCGAGGCCGCTGCTGCGGGCACGCCACGGATGCGGGTGAAGATGGACGAAGCGCTCGCGCTGGCGAAGCTGTTCGATCCGGTCGAGGTCGACTGGGCACTGGGTCACGCCGCGGTCCATGGCCGGTTCGCCGAGGCCGACCTGTCCTCGATCCTCGACCACCACGCTCGAGCACCGAGGACCGGAGAACGCGGCATGCTCGGGGCCGGCGAGGAGGCCTCGCTGACCCAGGGCACCAGCGCCTGGGCACGACTGGGCCAAGACACCACCTCCAGCAGGGCCGATGAGGTCCTCGCATGAAGACCGCGCCGCCGTTGCCAGTCGAACTCGAAGACCTGTTGCGTCGGCTGCGGCTGCCGCACATTCGTCGCCACGCACCCGAGGTCGTGGCGACCGCGAAAGCCCAACGCTGGGAACCCGCCGAGGTCCTCAAAGCGCTGTTCGCCGAGGAGGTCGCCGGCCGGGAACGCTCCGCACTGGCCACCCGCAGGGCGGCGGCCGGGTTCCCGACCGGGAAGACGTTCGAGGCGTGGGACCCCGCGGTGTCCTCGATCCCCGCGCCGACCCAGCAAGCGCTACGCACCCTGGAATGGGTCCACCGCCGCGAGAATCTCGTCGTCTGCGGCCCCTCGGGGACCGGGAAGACGTTCCTGCTCGAAGCGCTCGGCCACCAAGCCGTCGAACAGGGCATGAAGGTCGCGTGGTTCAGCCTCGAAGACCTCGGCGTGCTGCTCCGCCGGCACCGCGTCGACGACACCGTCACCAAGGCCATCGCCCGCGTCCTACGCGCCGACCTCGTCATCGTCGACGACATCGGGCTCCTACCGGTCGCCGTCGATGCAGCCGAAGGGCTCTACCGGCTCGTCGACGCCGCCTACGAGAAACGCTCGATCGCGATCTCCTCGAACCTGCACCCCGCCGGGTTCGACGAGCTCATGCCCAAGACGCTGGCCACCGCCACCGTCGACCGGTTGCTGCACCACGCCCACGTCTGCCAGACCAGCGGCGACTCCGTCCGGCTCACCCAAGCACTCTCCGGTCCGGGGGGTGAACCCGTTGGCCTGAGCACCCTGGTCGGTGGTGGCCACCAGTCCCTCCTGGGCAGATCCCATGGCCACCACCGGGCAGATCTCGTGACTGTCAGCGGGCAGGTCGCATGACCGCCACTGGGCAGTTCCTACTGGCCCTTGACAACGTGCCATAAGAGTGATCCTTCCAACGAATCAGCTCTCCGGACATGCCGGGATGCTTCTATGTCGTGTCAAGCCGCTGAGACCAGGACGTCGGGGGCTGGGTGGGCAGCCGCCAACGTTCGGAAGATCTGGCGCCCGACGTAGCGCATGAGGCAGCGGCGGATCTCCTTGGTGGTCTTGCCCTCGGCCAGCCGACGCTCGATGTAGGCGCGGGTCACGGGATCGGTGCGCATGCGCGTCAAGACGATGGTGTTCAAGGCCCTGTTCAACCGACGGTCTCCTCCGCGGTTGAGGCGATGTCGCACGGTGTTGCCGGACGAGGCCGGGATTGGGCACGTGCCTGCGATCTGGGCGAAGGCCGCTTCGCTGCGGATCCGTCCCGGGTGCGACCACACCGTCAGCACAACCGCAGCGGTGATCGCGCCGACCCCTGGCAAGTCGAGCAGCTCCGGGGCCTGTGCGTCGACGAGCGCTGTGATCGCGGCGCGGTTCGAGGCGAGCTCCTCATCGAGAACGACGACCCGTTTGGCAAGCCGGACCGCTTCGGCGCGAGCGGTCCCGGCGCCCAGCGACTCCTCGCGTCGGCGCCAGCCGGCAACGGTGGCGATCTGCTGTGACGTGAGAGCACGGCGAGCATCCAGCCCCAAGTCGTGAGCACGCAGCAGTGCAGTGAGCATGTTGATGCACCGCAGCCGATCTGCGTTGAGCTGGTCTCGAGCACCGCAGAGCACCTGCAGGGCGGCGTGCACCTCACCGGCGCGGCGATCACGCAACTCCGACAGTCCCACCACGAGCGTCGAACGGGCAGCCAGCACGGCATCGAGCGCGTCGGTCTTGCCACGGCCACGATCGCGGCGCGGCATGGGTGCCTCGACGACGCGGTAGCCGGCGTCGGCAAGGACGTCGCCGAGCACAGCGCCGTAGGAGCCGGTGCCTTCGGCCGAGATCAGCACACCGTCGAGATCACCATCGGTGCGCCGACCGATCCAGTCCCGAGCCCGCCGCAGGCCCGCGGGCGCGGTCGGGAAGGAAGCCTGATCGATCAACGCCCCGTTAGGTGCGGCGATGATGGCGTAGCTGTGGGTCGCGGCATGCGTGTCGACCCCGACGACGTAGCGGTAGAAGTCGGCCACGGTGGCGTGCAAACTGGACATGCGATGTTCTCCTCACTGATCGGGTTGGACGTCGTTGCCGGCGTCAGCCCGGGTGAGAAGTCACGACGAGGCGGGCCTGTAATGAGCCACACCGCAGAGAAGGCAATCCCGGTGGTGGGCATGCGGGGGTGTCAGATGGTCTGTGTAAGCGGTCGGTCCTGAGAAAGGACGATCATGACCGTTGTGACCACTGAGACTGATGAGGCGAACGTGACCGAGAAGCCGTCGAAGCTGGCAGCCAGGCGTGCCGCTCGGGCCGAGGGTCCAGCGCGTGCAGCAGCAGCGGAGCTGGCCGCCTCGGGCGCTCTGGACGGGCTGTTCGCCAAGATCGATGCCGGCGAGATCGACCTGACCGGCGACGGCGGGTTCATCCCCGAGCTGATCAAGACCACCCTCGAACGCGGGCTGCAGGTCGAGCTGGCCGACCATCTGGGCTACGAGAAGGGCGCCCCGGATGCCTCGGCGTTCTCCAACTCCCGCAACGGCACCACCCCGAAGACGGTCGCCACCCAGGTCGGCGACGTCGACCTGGCAATCCCGCGCGATCGCGAGTGCACCTTCGTGCCGCGGCTGGTGCCCAAGGGCAGCCGTCGCCTCGGGGGGCTGGACGAGATGATCATCAGCCTCTATGCCGGCGGGATGACGGTGCGCGACATCGGCTACCACCTCGAGGCCACGCTGGGCACCGAGCTGTCGCACGAGACAATCTCCAACATCACCGACGAGGTCGCCGAGGAGATCCTCACCTGGCAACAACGCCCCCTCGATGCGCTCTATCCGGTGATCTACCTCGACGCGATCGTCGTGAAGGTCCGCGACGGCGCGCACGTGATCAACAAGGCCGCCCACATCGCCGTCGGCGTCGACATCGACGGGATCAAGCACGTCCTGGGCATCTGGCTGCAGCAGACCGAGGGCGCGAAGTTCTGGGCCGGAGTCTGCGCCGACCTGGCCAATCGCGGGATCCGCGACGTGCTCATCGTGTGCTGCGACGGCCTCACCGGCCTCCCAGAGGCGATCGAGGCGACCTGGACCAACGCGACCGTGCAGACGTGTGTGGTGCACCTGATCCGCGCCGCGATGCGGTTCGTCGGCTACGGCGACCGCAAGGCCGTCGCGGCGGCGTTGAAGCCGGTCTACACCCGCAGCCAACGCCGAGGCCGCCAGGATCCAGCTGGACGCCTTCGCCGACTCAAACTGGGGCAAGAAGTATCCCCACGCGGTCGCGACGTGGGAGGCCGCCTGGGAGCGGTTCACACCGTTCCTGGGCTTCCCGCCCCAGCTGCGTCGGGTCATCTACACCACCAACTCGATCGAGAGCCTGAACTACCAGCTCAGGAAGGTCACCAAGAACCGCGGACACTTCCCCAACGACGACGCGGTCGTGAAGCTGCTGTGGTTGGCGATCTGCAAAATCGAGGACAAAAGGGCCCGCGACCGCGCCAAGGAGAAGGGCAAGCCCGCCGGCGAACGGAAAGCCGCCGGACGCCTCGTCCAGGGCCAGGTCGTGACGAACTGGAAGCAAGCGCTCGCGCAGCTCGCGATCGCCTATCCCGAGCGCATCAACCCCTACCTGTGACCATCACCCGAAAGTAAAGAACGCCGGTCGCTTACACAGAAAGCTTGACACGCTCGGGCATTGCTTCTGATCAAGCCATCGTTGTGGGCCAGGGTCGGCGCCGGCACCCAGTACCCGCTGGACAGATCCCGGGCATGACACCCCTGCGGGGTCAGGCGATTCAGGAGTCACAACGAGCACCGAGTGACCGGCGCTAACCCTGCCAGCCAGCCCCAGGCCAGCCACCACGAAGACTTACAGGCGGTTCACTTGTCTCACAAGGCGTTCCTGGCCGAAGTCCTCCTGGCCGAGTGCGACGAACGCGACGCCCGGCGCCAGATCCGCCGGGTCAAGGAAGCCAAGTTCCCCCGCACCAAGCGACTCACCGACTTCGACACCCGAGCGCTGCCCGACCTTCCCCCAGCGACCCTGGCGCACCTGGCATCGGGTGGCTGGATCGACAAGGGCGAACCGCTGGTGCTGCTCGGCGACTCCGGCACCGGCCAAGACCCACCTGCTCATCGCCCTGGGCACCGCCGCGGCCGAACAAGGACGCCGCGTCCGCTACGTGACCACCGCAGCGCTGGTCAACGAACTCATCGAGGCCGGCGACGACAAAGAGCTCTCCCGCGTCGTCGGTCGCTACGCCCGACTCGACCTGCTCTGCCTCGACGAACTTGGCTACGTCCACCTCGATCCCCGCGGCGCTGAGCTGCTGTTCCAGATCATCACTGCCCGCAAAGAACGAGCCTCGATCGCGTGTCCAACGCCCCATTCGCCGGGTGGCGCCACCTTCACCGACGCCCGCCTGGCCGCCGCCGTTGTCGACCGACTCACCTTCAACGCCCACATCATCCAGACCGGCAGCGCCTCCTACCGACTCAACGCCACCACCCGAGCCAGGAAGGAGCCCGCCACCACCTGAAGCGCCCCAGGTTCTCCGCCGCTCCTATGCGGGTTGCGGCTCTCGGTTGAGGGCCGCGTAGTGGGCTTGCTCGAACTCCACTGGGGTCATCATCCCAAGAGAGCCATGCAGGCGTCGGTTGTTGTACCAATCGACCCATCCAGCGGTGGCGTACTCGACGTCTCCGAGGCTCCGGTAGGGGCCGGCGTGGAAGACCGTTGTGCGGACGCACTCGGTCTTGTACAGCCCGATCACGCACTCCATCAGGGCGTTGTCGTAGGCATCGGCAACAGACCCGATCGAGGGCCGGATCCCTTCCTCGGCGAGGTGCTCAGTGAACGCGATCGATGTGTATTGCGACCCGGCGTCGGCGTGACCAATGAGCTCACCGGGCACCACAGGGTGGCCTTCGCGGTCGCGTTGCCACAGTGCCATCCGCAGCGGGACGTCGACCAGCTCGACGGCCTTGGTCGGTGCGACGTTCCAAGCAACGATCTTCTGAGCGAACACGTCGAGGATGAGCGCGACGTAGACGAACCCCGCCCAGGTGCGGACGTAGGTGAAGTCCATGACCCAGGTCCGGTTCGGTGCGGGGGCGGTGAAGTCCCGATCAAGGAGGTCGCCGGCCCGTTTGCCGTCCTTGGCAGGGATGGTGGTCCGGATGCCCTTGGA
The nucleotide sequence above comes from Nocardioides massiliensis. Encoded proteins:
- a CDS encoding ATP-binding protein, which encodes MRFFAGPTLLIIDELGYLPLPGEAASALFQVVSQRYLKTSIILTTNRGVASWGEVLGDTTVAAAMLDRLLHRSVVLNLDGESYRLRDHHAKNDTLRHATTGTRRPLQ
- the istA gene encoding IS21 family transposase, which encodes MLTREEDIDAHALRRQGWTIAAIARHLGRDRKTIRAYLNNERVAGVRKPAGEDRFEPFVDYVRARLAEDPHLWAVTLFDEVVALGYAQSYPTFTRQIRTRNLRPHCEPCSATKGRPAAVIEHPAGEETQWDWVELPDPPASWGWGKTALLLVGALAHSGRWRGHLAPAQDQAQLVDGLDKTTRKLGGLTRKWRFDRMATVCHPETGRVTATFAAVAKYYGVQVAICPPRRGNRKGVVEKSNHTAAQRWWRTLGDDVSVEQAQASLDKWCATRGDARLRATGHGGKASVLTIAQREPLAPVPSTPFPATITEDRTVSAQALVVWRGNFYSVPPELAHAQVTVSQRLGEPHVDIATASGIVIARHELAPTGAGVMVRDHGHVIALEQHILAGHDTSRPHRKKERIPPGPAALAAAEQLRARDQRDSHVRNTGDVVIDLGAYDRAAQGRNTLS
- the istB gene encoding IS21-like element helper ATPase IstB, encoding MKTAPPLPVELEDLLRRLRLPHIRRHAPEVVATAKAQRWEPAEVLKALFAEEVAGRERSALATRRAAAGFPTGKTFEAWDPAVSSIPAPTQQALRTLEWVHRRENLVVCGPSGTGKTFLLEALGHQAVEQGMKVAWFSLEDLGVLLRRHRVDDTVTKAIARVLRADLVIVDDIGLLPVAVDAAEGLYRLVDAAYEKRSIAISSNLHPAGFDELMPKTLATATVDRLLHHAHVCQTSGDSVRLTQALSGPGGEPVGLSTLVGGGHQSLLGRSHGHHRADLVTVSGQVA
- a CDS encoding IS110 family transposase is translated as MSSLHATVADFYRYVVGVDTHAATHSYAIIAAPNGALIDQASFPTAPAGLRRARDWIGRRTDGDLDGVLISAEGTGSYGAVLGDVLADAGYRVVEAPMPRRDRGRGKTDALDAVLAARSTLVVGLSELRDRRAGEVHAALQVLCGARDQLNADRLRCINMLTALLRAHDLGLDARRALTSQQIATVAGWRRREESLGAGTARAEAVRLAKRVVVLDEELASNRAAITALVDAQAPELLDLPGVGAITAAVVLTVWSHPGRIRSEAAFAQIAGTCPIPASSGNTVRHRLNRGGDRRLNRALNTIVLTRMRTDPVTRAYIERRLAEGKTTKEIRRCLMRYVGRQIFRTLAAAHPAPDVLVSAA
- a CDS encoding ATP-binding protein, translated to MAGSTRANRWCCSATPAPAKTHLLIALGTAAAEQGRRVRYVTTAALVNELIEAGDDKELSRVVGRYARLDLLCLDELGYVHLDPRGAELLFQIITARKERASIACPTPHSPGGATFTDARLAAAVVDRLTFNAHIIQTGSASYRLNATTRARKEPATT